From a region of the Armatimonas rosea genome:
- a CDS encoding GDSL-type esterase/lipase family protein has translation MRPWFYLALGSLLSGCTPRNPAPLPLLQLHNGGMEQGTDAPTDWGGDWVGYKRHALSRDTQVKHSGSASLRFQLTPRDHERTLEQLVVGGAGRSVVLSGWLKTEGALRVQVGVLPYGSRGTALAAPAFFMVEKPTGWTHFSQPLTLPENALSFSVALRAAGAGAVWLDDVQLSGERVETVPSDPLTVLPPQHQEPERPYPGTHLPTWYEVHQALKAQARSATPNIVFLGDSITKRWRLDGSDEWERFFAPLGALNLGLEGDRTSQVLWRIQDGTLAGLHPKLVVLAVGANNLIRDTYPPERVAAGVLACVRAVERACPGTKVLVVGIFPTEKSATHPIRARIQQTNALLAAQLPHFLELGKDFLEPDGTLSDRLFPDQIHPNAAGYRLYRERLLPKIQSLVK, from the coding sequence ATGCGACCCTGGTTTTATCTGGCGCTAGGCTCTCTGCTGAGCGGCTGCACCCCGAGAAATCCCGCCCCGCTCCCGCTCCTCCAGCTCCACAACGGGGGGATGGAGCAGGGCACCGATGCCCCCACGGACTGGGGCGGCGACTGGGTGGGCTACAAGCGCCATGCCCTGAGCCGCGACACGCAAGTCAAGCACAGCGGGAGCGCGTCGCTACGCTTTCAGCTCACCCCCCGCGACCACGAGCGAACCTTGGAGCAGCTGGTTGTCGGGGGGGCAGGGCGCTCCGTGGTGCTGAGTGGCTGGCTCAAGACCGAGGGAGCCCTTCGAGTTCAGGTGGGGGTCTTGCCCTACGGCAGCCGTGGTACCGCGCTCGCCGCTCCCGCCTTTTTTATGGTGGAAAAGCCCACGGGCTGGACCCACTTCTCGCAGCCGCTCACCCTCCCGGAGAACGCCCTGAGCTTCAGTGTGGCGCTTCGGGCGGCGGGCGCGGGGGCGGTCTGGCTCGACGATGTCCAGCTCTCGGGGGAGCGTGTGGAGACAGTTCCCTCCGATCCGCTGACCGTGCTCCCGCCCCAGCACCAGGAGCCCGAGCGCCCCTACCCCGGCACGCACCTGCCCACCTGGTACGAGGTGCACCAGGCGCTCAAGGCCCAGGCACGCAGCGCAACCCCGAATATCGTCTTTCTGGGCGACTCGATCACCAAGCGCTGGCGGCTCGACGGTAGCGACGAGTGGGAGCGGTTCTTTGCGCCGCTGGGGGCGCTCAACCTGGGTTTGGAAGGGGACCGGACCTCGCAGGTGCTCTGGCGCATCCAAGACGGCACGCTCGCGGGGCTCCATCCCAAGCTCGTGGTGCTTGCGGTGGGGGCCAACAACCTGATCCGCGATACCTACCCCCCGGAGCGTGTCGCGGCGGGCGTGCTGGCCTGCGTCCGTGCGGTCGAGCGCGCCTGTCCGGGCACAAAGGTCTTGGTCGTGGGCATCTTCCCCACAGAAAAGAGCGCCACCCACCCGATCCGCGCACGCATCCAGCAGACCAACGCCCTGCTCGCCGCCCAGCTCCCGCACTTCCTAGAGCTGGGCAAGGACTTCCTAGAGCCCGACGGCACCCTCAGCGACCGCCTCTTCCCCGACCAGATCCACCCCAACGCCGCCGGCTACCGCCTCTACCGCGAGCGCCTCCTCCCAAAAATTCAGAGTTTGGTTAAGTAA
- a CDS encoding arylamine N-acetyltransferase family protein yields the protein MPEFDLDAYLARIGYDGPRTVCGETLAALQLAHATHIPFENLDVLLGQRIALDSESLQAKLVTARRGGYCFEQNTLLLHALESLGFTVTRLLARVRYRSVTLRPRTHLLLRVELEGTVWLVDVGFGSEGLLQPLPLVEGQPQTHGDWHYRLLREGTTWVLQSISNTGWKDLYAFTDELSYGIDVEVASHYTSTHPDTIFKKVLTVQLPGLTQRTYLRNHELVTETATSTTTQPLTEPELLPLLTERFGLSLPEEVIHRLWITCG from the coding sequence ATGCCCGAGTTCGACCTAGACGCCTACCTCGCCCGGATCGGCTACGACGGCCCACGAACCGTCTGCGGGGAGACTCTGGCGGCGCTTCAGCTCGCCCACGCAACCCACATTCCCTTCGAGAACCTCGATGTGCTCTTGGGGCAGCGTATCGCGCTGGATAGTGAGAGCCTCCAGGCCAAGCTGGTCACGGCGCGACGCGGCGGCTACTGCTTCGAGCAGAACACGCTCCTCTTGCACGCTCTGGAGAGCCTTGGCTTCACCGTCACCCGCCTGCTGGCTCGTGTTCGCTACCGCTCGGTCACGCTGCGTCCCCGTACCCATCTTCTGTTGCGTGTCGAGCTCGAGGGCACGGTTTGGCTGGTCGATGTGGGTTTTGGCTCCGAGGGGCTCCTCCAGCCGCTCCCGCTTGTCGAGGGCCAGCCCCAAACGCACGGCGACTGGCACTACCGCCTCCTGCGCGAGGGCACGACCTGGGTGCTCCAGTCCATCAGCAACACGGGCTGGAAAGACCTCTACGCCTTCACGGATGAGCTCTCGTACGGGATCGATGTCGAGGTCGCCAGCCACTACACGTCCACCCACCCCGACACAATCTTCAAGAAAGTCCTCACCGTCCAGCTCCCCGGCCTCACCCAGCGCACCTACCTCCGCAACCACGAGCTTGTAACCGAGACCGCCACCAGCACGACCACGCAGCCCCTCACTGAGCCCGAGCTTCTCCCTCTGCTCACGGAGCGCTTTGGCCTCTCTCTTCCCGAAGAAGTTATCCACAGGCTGTGGATAACCTGTGGATAA
- a CDS encoding phytanoyl-CoA dioxygenase family protein: MSLLTPEQRSAFDRDGFLLVPGLIPDELAARAEAAIWAKLGADPCDPATWEGAPVGSSHDSPEVCAIFSTEMARLVDELCGEAEPSWQPPRSAFAINIFPQPGPWAHHGPHIDHALERDNFVVFPRPMRLASLLYLTDCKRDGAPTVVWPGSHKKIEAFAASDPERFQRMFTLNNALGELELGEGIQVEGKRGDVLFYHYLCAHSGSRNARDYPRFAIAHKW, encoded by the coding sequence ATGAGCCTTCTCACTCCCGAGCAACGTAGCGCTTTTGACCGCGATGGTTTTTTGCTCGTCCCTGGCCTCATCCCCGATGAGCTCGCCGCCAGGGCCGAGGCGGCGATCTGGGCGAAGCTCGGTGCCGACCCGTGCGATCCCGCCACCTGGGAGGGCGCGCCGGTCGGCTCCAGCCACGACTCGCCCGAGGTCTGCGCGATCTTTAGCACTGAGATGGCGCGGCTCGTGGACGAGCTCTGTGGCGAGGCAGAGCCCAGCTGGCAGCCGCCGCGCTCGGCGTTTGCGATCAATATCTTCCCCCAGCCCGGCCCCTGGGCGCACCACGGCCCACACATCGACCACGCCCTGGAGCGGGATAACTTTGTGGTCTTCCCCCGCCCCATGCGCCTGGCGTCGCTGCTCTACCTCACCGACTGCAAGCGCGACGGTGCCCCGACCGTGGTCTGGCCGGGCTCCCATAAGAAAATTGAGGCCTTTGCCGCGAGCGATCCTGAGCGCTTTCAGCGGATGTTCACCCTCAACAACGCTCTGGGCGAGCTGGAGTTGGGCGAGGGGATTCAGGTGGAGGGCAAGCGCGGCGATGTGCTCTTCTATCACTACCTCTGCGCCCACTCGGGGAGCCGCAACGCCCGCGACTACCCCCGCTTCGCGATCGCCCACAAGTGGTAG
- the cysS gene encoding cysteine--tRNA ligase, with amino-acid sequence MDIFLYNTLSRSKERLAPLTPGKVGLYTCGPTVYNYAHIGNLRTFLFEDLLVRTLRLAGLETTWVMNITDVGHLTSDEDEGDDKMAIAAQREGKDPWAIAEFYTEAFLKDIDRLNIDRPTHLPRATDHIQEMIDINKTLEEKGYTYTTPEALYFDTSKFPDYGKLARLRLDELKVAARDDVNVDSGKRGPADFVLWFSNKPNHIMKWESPWGIGYPGWHIECSAMSMKYLGETFDIHCGGNDHINVHHTNEIAQSECCTGHTFANIWMHSAFLTLGRDTKMSKSKGGFITLETLIASGYDPIAYRYLCLQAHYRSELELKWAWNPENQEIGKASNLDAAAGTLKRLYERVARVEDEPLTDDTAFASAVADVLGALADDLNVPRAVGLLHSYDSPRLWKHFDAVLGLKLEERAVKTEEVAVEVPAEIQALVDERQAARKAKDFARSDVIRTQLAELGWDLADTPQGPKVSRR; translated from the coding sequence ATGGATATCTTTCTCTACAACACACTCAGTCGCAGCAAAGAGCGCCTCGCGCCCCTGACCCCCGGAAAAGTGGGGCTCTACACCTGTGGGCCGACTGTCTACAACTACGCCCATATCGGCAACCTCCGTACTTTTCTCTTTGAGGACCTGCTGGTGCGCACCCTGCGCCTCGCTGGGCTGGAGACCACCTGGGTGATGAACATCACCGATGTCGGGCACCTGACCAGCGACGAGGACGAGGGCGACGATAAGATGGCGATCGCGGCCCAGCGGGAGGGAAAAGACCCCTGGGCGATCGCGGAGTTCTATACCGAGGCGTTCCTGAAGGATATCGACCGGCTCAATATCGACCGCCCCACTCATCTGCCGCGCGCCACGGACCACATCCAGGAGATGATCGACATCAACAAGACCTTGGAAGAGAAGGGCTACACCTACACCACGCCTGAGGCGCTGTACTTCGACACCAGCAAGTTCCCCGACTACGGCAAGCTCGCCCGTCTGCGCCTCGATGAGCTGAAGGTGGCGGCCCGCGACGATGTGAATGTGGACAGCGGCAAGCGGGGCCCCGCAGACTTTGTTCTCTGGTTCTCCAACAAGCCCAACCACATCATGAAGTGGGAGTCGCCGTGGGGGATTGGCTACCCCGGCTGGCATATCGAGTGCTCCGCGATGAGCATGAAGTATCTGGGAGAGACCTTCGATATCCACTGCGGCGGCAACGACCATATCAATGTCCACCACACCAATGAGATCGCGCAGTCCGAGTGCTGCACGGGCCACACCTTCGCCAATATCTGGATGCACTCGGCGTTTCTGACCCTGGGCCGCGACACGAAGATGAGCAAGTCCAAGGGCGGGTTTATCACGCTGGAGACCCTGATCGCCTCGGGCTACGACCCCATCGCCTACCGCTACCTCTGCCTCCAGGCACACTACCGCAGTGAGCTGGAGCTGAAGTGGGCGTGGAACCCGGAGAACCAGGAGATTGGCAAGGCATCGAATCTGGACGCCGCGGCGGGAACCCTCAAGCGCCTCTACGAGCGGGTGGCGCGGGTGGAAGATGAGCCCCTCACCGACGACACCGCGTTTGCGTCAGCAGTCGCCGATGTCCTCGGGGCGCTCGCCGATGACCTGAATGTCCCCCGGGCGGTCGGGCTACTACACTCCTACGACTCCCCCCGGCTCTGGAAGCACTTCGATGCCGTGCTGGGGCTGAAGCTGGAGGAGCGCGCGGTCAAGACCGAGGAGGTGGCGGTCGAGGTGCCTGCGGAGATTCAAGCGCTGGTCGACGAGCGCCAAGCCGCACGCAAGGCCAAGGACTTCGCCCGCTCCGACGTGATCCGCACCCAGCTCGCGGAGCTTGGCTGGGACCTCGCCGACACGCCACAAGGCCCGAAGGTCTCGCGCAGATGA
- a CDS encoding DNA glycosylase, which yields MISLTLPEHELDLEATLFSGQLFRWQRQDDGWLTGYVGTQRLCLRQTESTLELAETDEATVRHFLRLDELALGEQARRWSASDPLFASAWKRQPGLRLLRQDPHECFFSFLCASVAPIARISKMLQAVCEEASGEPLGPFPSLEALLTLRESQLRARGLGFRAERVVAAARKLAEKPDGWLDSLRGKPLAEIESELTPFPGIGRKIADCIALFSLDADAAVPVDTHIWRIAKTHYAPELRDASLTPANYERAASAFQRKFGPYAGWAQQTLFYQQAVK from the coding sequence ATGATCTCTCTTACCCTCCCTGAGCACGAGCTCGACCTCGAAGCGACGCTCTTCTCCGGCCAGCTCTTTCGCTGGCAACGGCAAGACGATGGCTGGCTGACGGGCTACGTGGGCACACAGCGACTCTGCCTACGACAGACCGAGAGCACACTAGAGCTTGCGGAGACGGATGAAGCCACGGTGCGGCACTTTCTGCGCCTCGATGAGCTCGCCCTGGGTGAACAAGCACGCCGCTGGAGCGCTAGCGATCCCCTCTTTGCCAGTGCCTGGAAGCGACAACCCGGTCTACGCCTCCTGCGACAAGACCCGCACGAGTGCTTCTTCTCGTTTCTCTGCGCCTCCGTCGCCCCTATCGCACGCATCAGCAAGATGCTCCAAGCGGTCTGCGAGGAGGCCAGCGGCGAGCCCCTTGGCCCGTTCCCCTCGCTAGAGGCACTCCTCACCCTCCGCGAGAGCCAGCTCCGCGCCCGCGGCCTCGGCTTCCGCGCCGAGCGCGTGGTCGCCGCCGCACGCAAGCTCGCCGAGAAGCCCGACGGCTGGCTGGACTCTCTCCGAGGAAAGCCTCTCGCCGAGATAGAGAGCGAGCTCACCCCGTTCCCCGGTATCGGCCGCAAGATCGCCGACTGTATCGCGCTCTTCTCCCTCGATGCCGATGCCGCCGTGCCCGTGGACACCCATATCTGGCGGATCGCCAAGACCCACTACGCCCCCGAGCTACGCGATGCCTCGCTCACCCCGGCCAACTACGAGCGCGCCGCGTCGGCCTTCCAGCGCAAGTTTGGCCCCTACGCCGGCTGGGCACAGCAAACACTCTTCTACCAGCAGGCGGTAAAATAG
- a CDS encoding PEP-CTERM sorting domain-containing protein (PEP-CTERM proteins occur, often in large numbers, in the proteomes of bacteria that also encode an exosortase, a predicted intramembrane cysteine proteinase. The presence of a PEP-CTERM domain at a protein's C-terminus predicts cleavage within the sorting domain, followed by covalent anchoring to some some component of the (usually Gram-negative) cell surface. Many PEP-CTERM proteins exhibit an unusual sequence composition that includes large numbers of potential glycosylation sites. Expression of one such protein has been shown restore the ability of a bacterium to form floc, a type of biofilm.), translating to MRVSRSFTGSTLLVAIVLGVAGSSQAQTITLSAAWDTNPITGSTSGGLATLTGNGSPLSANSSLSWDRLADIGVTKVFTFNSPVTATIKDASGSSFENYFKATQVNFTGAGSTTGLFTQIFTLQDDGSTGTFKYWGSNTVQFSSTNANLTYIWSGTYAGQAPVTQAFSGSPAQTTYAWPDAAMNVTLVAVIPEPATLALFGLGLAPVAVAIRRRRK from the coding sequence ATGCGAGTTTCGCGAAGTTTCACCGGTAGCACTCTCCTAGTGGCAATCGTCCTGGGAGTTGCAGGTTCTAGCCAGGCACAGACCATCACCCTCAGCGCCGCCTGGGATACCAACCCGATCACGGGCAGCACCTCGGGGGGTCTTGCTACCCTCACAGGAAATGGTAGCCCCCTATCGGCTAACTCCTCGCTGTCTTGGGACCGCCTGGCAGATATCGGCGTCACCAAGGTATTCACGTTTAACAGCCCGGTGACCGCGACGATCAAGGATGCCTCGGGGAGCAGCTTTGAGAACTACTTCAAGGCGACTCAGGTAAACTTTACGGGTGCAGGTTCCACCACGGGGCTGTTCACCCAGATCTTTACGCTACAAGACGATGGCTCCACGGGTACATTTAAGTACTGGGGTTCCAACACGGTTCAGTTCTCCAGCACGAATGCCAACCTAACCTACATCTGGTCGGGTACCTACGCTGGCCAAGCCCCCGTCACCCAAGCCTTCTCCGGTAGCCCCGCGCAGACCACCTACGCTTGGCCCGATGCCGCCATGAACGTGACCCTCGTTGCGGTCATCCCGGAGCCCGCCACCCTGGCGCTCTTCGGTCTTGGTCTCGCCCCGGTTGCGGTCGCGATCCGCCGCCGTCGCAAGTAA